In Candidatus Stygibacter australis, the sequence AAAGTCTTTTCACAATTACCGGATTCAACCCTATTGCCAGTTTAGCTCCACCCAACGCACCCAACAGCAAGCCAATTGCCACAGGGGCAGCAGAGATAAATGATAATTCTCCTGCCTGATTATATAATAATACTCCTGGCAAGCCTACTGGTAATAAAAGCGCTGCCAGAGAAGTTCCAGCAGCTTTTCGCTGCTCAAAATGAAATAATGTACACAACAGTGGCACTATCACCACTCCACCACCTATGCCAAATAATCCGCTCATTACACCGGCAGCCAGACCCAGCAGCAAAAACTGCCAGAATTTGCCAGATATTTCCTCTCCAGTGATCAATTCTGTCATACTGCGTTTTCTTCGCAGATATGGCAACACCAGGAATCTGTAACTCACAAAAATGAGAAAAGCACCATAAAGTCTTTTGAGGACCCCCACTGGTAGATCAAGAGCCAGAAGTGCTCCTAATGCCACACCGCTTGCCAATCCCACCGCGATCAGCAATCCTGCCTTAATATCTATCAGATTCTCTTTCTTATAAGTGATCACAGCAAGTAATCCCACTGGGAGTAATAATGCTGCCAGGGAAGTACCATTTGCTGCTTTTATTCCCAACCCGGCAAAGGTTACCAGAAATGGTACGATCACCACTCCTCCACCAATGCCAAATATCCCGCTCATCACACCGGCTATTAAACCGATTATTCCTAATATTATATATATCATATTTCCATTTCTATAATTATCCTTGTATTGTCAATATTTCAAGTTATATCCACCTCCTGACCGAATGGTAGGGGCAGATCCAGGTGTCTGCCCTCTTTAGATTATATCAAAACAGTAACTTCTGGGCAGACACACGGGTCTGCCCCTACCA encodes:
- a CDS encoding sulfite exporter TauE/SafE family protein, whose translation is MIYIILGIIGLIAGVMSGIFGIGGGVVIVPFLVTFAGLGIKAANGTSLAALLLPVGLLAVITYKKENLIDIKAGLLIAVGLASGVALGALLALDLPVGVLKRLYGAFLIFVSYRFLVLPYLRRKRSMTELITGEEISGKFWQFLLLGLAAGVMSGLFGIGGGVVIVPLLCTLFHFEQRKAAGTSLAALLLPVGLPGVLLYNQAGELSFISAAPVAIGLLLGALGGAKLAIGLNPVIVKRL